In Aegilops tauschii subsp. strangulata cultivar AL8/78 chromosome 3, Aet v6.0, whole genome shotgun sequence, one genomic interval encodes:
- the LOC109742759 gene encoding uncharacterized protein, producing MIFPPAFLDSSSCWNMNHDQLQLQQIGRGQGNNTHITTAPSPAGPGDGGGNNNNLEGLMAAARAGGGGGDGGGGSGGAGDGDGNGGRDSKQMSMSERARLARVPQPESGLNCPRCDSTNTKFCYFNNYSLTQPRHFCRACRRYWTRGGALHNVPVGGGHNFYSSTSNAPGN from the exons ATGATCTTCCCTCCTGCCTTCCTAGATTCATCAAGCTGCTGGAACATGAACCACGACCAGCTGCAG CTGCAGCAAATCGGACGCGGCCAGGGCAACAACACTCATATCACTACTGCTCCTTCACCTGCTGGTCCTGGTGATGGAGGAGGCAACAACAACAATCTGGAAGGATTAATGGCCGCGGCCAGGgccggaggaggtggtggtgatggtggtggcggcagcggcggcgctgGAGATGGTGATGGTAACGGCGGTAGGGATAGTAAGCAGATGTCGATGTCTGAGCGGGCGCGGCTGGCACGGGTGCCGCAGCCAGAGTCAGGGCTCAACTGCCCGCGCTGCGACTCCACCAACACCAAGTTCTGCTACTTCAACAACTACTCGCTCACCCAGCCCCGCCACTTCTGTCGTGCATGCCGCCGCTACTGGACCCGCGGCGGCGCGCTGCACAATGTCCCCGT CGGCGGTGGCCACAATTTCTATTCCAGCACCAGTAATGCACCTGGTAATTAA